One Micromonospora craniellae genomic region harbors:
- a CDS encoding IS5 family transposase (programmed frameshift) gives MTRRHDLTDAQWAVLEPLLPGRKKPGRPPKWSKRQLIDGIRWRVRTGAPWRDVPDCYGHWRTVYGLYRRWQRAGVWAGILAGLQGRADALGLISWDVSVDSTIVRAHQHAAGARGAVTRRSSRRASSAAEPADHALGRSRGGLTTKLHLACEQGRMVLAFVITGGQRGDSPQFTTVLDRIRVPRLGVGRPRCRPQRVLADKAYSSKANRGYLRRRGIGCVIPVKADQAANRRKKGSAGGRPPAFDPSAYRQRHAVECGISLLKQHRAVATRYDKLAVRYEATATISMIDNWLRRLERHL, from the exons GTGACGAGGCGGCACGACCTGACCGACGCGCAGTGGGCGGTGCTGGAGCCGTTGCTGCCCGGGCGGAAGAAGCCGGGTCGGCCGCCGAAGTGGAGCAAGCGGCAGCTCATTGACGGGATCAGGTGGCGGGTCCGTACGGGTGCGCCGTGGCGGGACGTGCCGGACTGCTATGGGCACTGGCGCACGGTGTACGGGCTGTACCGGCGCTGGCAGCGGGCGGGGGTGTGGGCGGGGATCCTGGCCGGGTTGCAGGGTAGGGCCGACGCGCTCGGGTTGATCTCCTGGGACGTGAGTGTGGACTCCACGATCGTGCGGGCGCATCAGCACGCCGCCGGCGCCCGCGGGGCAGTCACACGCAGGTCGAGCCGCCGGGCG AGCAGCGCCGCCGAGCCGGCGGATCACGCGCTGGGCCGGTCCCGGGGCGGTCTGACGACCAAGCTGCACCTGGCCTGCGAGCAGGGCCGCATGGTGCTGGCGTTCGTCATCACCGGTGGGCAGCGCGGCGACAGCCCGCAGTTCACCACTGTGCTGGACCGCATCCGGGTGCCTCGTCTCGGTGTCGGGCGGCCCCGGTGTCGGCCGCAGCGGGTCCTGGCGGACAAGGCGTACAGCAGCAAGGCCAACCGCGGCTACCTGCGGCGCCGTGGTATCGGCTGTGTCATCCCGGTCAAGGCCGACCAGGCCGCGAACCGTCGTAAGAAGGGCTCGGCGGGTGGCCGGCCACCCGCCTTCGACCCCAGCGCATACCGGCAGCGTCACGCCGTGGAGTGCGGCATCAGCCTGCTCAAACAGCACCGTGCCGTGGCTACCCGCTACGACAAACTCGCAGTGCGCTACGAAGCCACCGCCACCATCAGCATGATCGACAACTGGCTCCGGCGCCTCGAACGGCACTTATGA